A segment of the Staphylococcus ratti genome:
TGAAATCTAAAGGTGCAGGTAAATATACTGTGACTGGGCGCATTTCTAAAACCACAATTACAAAACTATTCGTTTCTTTATTCGATCAATAGGGGGTCAATGACTTATGACGAAAGTGAAAATTATTATTGCCTCAGACTCTGTAGGTGAAACAGCAGAGCTCGTTGCGAAAGCCTGTATTTCTCAATTTAAAAATGTTGAAAACACTTCAGATATCATTCGATATCCTTACATTGAAACTAAACAAAACATTGACGAAATTATCCAAATGGCAAAAGAAAGTAATTCTATGATTATTTACACATTAGTACGCCCAGATATAAGAGCGTATATGGCCGAACTTATTACTGAAAATCAACTTAAGTCTGTTGATATCATGGGCCCGATTATGAATATGATGGAAGAATCATTCCAACAACAACCTATAAACGAACCTGGAATTGTTCACAAGTTAGATGAAGATTACTTTAAAAAAATTGAAGCAATGGAGTTTGCTGTTAAATATGATGATGGTAAAGATCCTAAAGGTCTTCCTAAAGCTGATATCGTACTGATTGGTGTTTCAAGAACTTCAAAAACGCCTATTTCTCAATACTTAGCACATAAGCGATATAAAGTGATGAACGTACCTATCGTCCCAGAAGTACAGCCTCCGGAAATGTTATTTGAAATCGATCCAAAGAAATGTATTGCGCTAAAAATAACGTCAGAAAAATTAAATGCGATTCGAAAAGAAAGATTAAAACAACTCGGTCTTTCTGATTCAGCACGTTATGCAACTGATACACGCATAGAAGAAGAATTAGAGTACTTCAATAAAATCGTTGATCGTATCGGCTGTCCAGTGTTAGATGTTTCAGATAAAGCAATCGAAGAAACCGCGAATAATATTATCCAGCTTATTGAGCATAACAATTTCTTTTCTAATTAAAATCTAATATAATATTAAAACTGAGTTGAATGCGCTAGTTGCTATTTATGAAACGGTTAAGGTGATAAATTTGAGAATACCACAATCAACCATTGATCAAATTAAAGATAATACAGACATATTAGATATCGTAAGTGAGTATGTCAAACTTGAAAAAAGAGGACGCAATTATATTGGTTTGTGTCCTTTTCATGATGAAAAAACGCCTTCATTTACGGTTTCTGAAGATAAACAAATATGTCACTGTTTCGGTTGTAAAAAAGGTGGGAATATTTTCCAATTTGTTCAAGAGATTGAAAATGTCTCATTTACGGAAGCGGTTAAACAGCTGGGGGAACGTATTAATATCAAGGTAGATGTTGGTCAAGGTGAACCATCACACCACATCGCATCTAATGATTTACAAATGATTCAAATGCACGAATCTTTATTGGAGTATTATCATTATATTTTAATAAAAACCGTTGAAGGAGAACAAGCGCTTCACTATTTGTATGATCGAGGTTTTACCGACAAAATGATTAATGAGCGTAAAATTGGCCTCGCCCCAAATTCTTCTCATTTCGCAACTGATTTTTTTGAGAAAAAAGGGATTGACCTGCATCTCGGTTTTGAAGCTGGAATTTTATCTAGAAACGAAGAAGATTTTACTTATTACGATCGTTTCAGAGATCGAATTATGTTTCCTCTTGCGAATGCGCAAGGGCGAATAGTAGGGTATTCTGGACGAACATATAAAAATCAAGAACCAAAATATTTGAATAGCCCTGAATCGCCTATTTTTCAAAAACGCAAACTCCTTTATAATCTAGACCGGGCAAGAAAACATGTTCGTACTCAAGATGAAACCATCATTTTAGAAGGATTTATGGATGTGATTAAAGCAGATGAGGCTGGCTTGCATAATGTGGTTGCTAGTATGGGTACTCAACTATCAGATGAACACATCCATTTTTTAAGAAAACTGTGTAATCACGTGACCTTATTATTTGATGGTGATAGTGCAGGGGCACAAGCAACATTAAAAACTGGTCAACTGCTCTTAAATCAGAACATCGATGTATTTGTCGTTCAATTGCCTAAAGATATGGACCCGGATGAATATATCGAAAAGTATGGTAAAGACAAATTTTTAGAATTTGTAAATGGAGAGAAAAAAGCGTTTGTGCTATATAAACTGCTACAAAATCAAAACCAAATAGAAAATAACGACCTTGCTTATGAGAAATTTTACAAAACTTTTATTCATGATGCTTCTAAGATTCAATCGCATATTATTAAGAAAAAAGTATTACAAGATGCATCACGTTTGTTTAAAGTTTCTTTAGATAGTCTAAATAATGAAGTAGGAAAGATTTCGCCGCAATCCTCGAAATCACATGTACACGTTAGACCATCTCAAAAACAAGAAGTGAGATTAAATAAAAATGCAGTGGCAGAACGGGCTATTTTAAAGCATTTCATCAATGATAAAGACGTTTTTTTAAATTTTCATAAAAATATTGAAGAAACCGACTTTACAAATGAGTATTTTAAACGTATATTTAGTGTTTTACGAGACTTTTATGCTGAACATGAAAAGTTCGAAATAAGTGAATGCATTAATTATATCAATCAGAACGAAATTAAAGAAGCGCTGATATATTTGATAGATTATCCGCTTAACGAAGAACCGTATGAGAACGAAATGTCTGATTATATAAATGTAATGACTGAACATCGTCATTCAGATTCACTCGAACACCTTCATGAAAAATTGCGTGAAGCTGTACGTAATAAAGATGAAGCATCTAAAAAATATTATCTAGAAATGATAGTGAATAAAAACAGAAATAGATTGAAGCGTCAAGATTAATATCGGGAGGCCTTTGTATGTCAGATAATCAGGTAAAAGTAATTAAAAAAGAGACTATCGATCCAACTTTAACGTTAGAGGATGTAAAAAAACAACTTATTGAAAAAGGGAAAAAAGAAGGTCACCTTAGCCATGAAGAAGTGGCAGATAAGCTTCAAAACTTCGACATGGATTCAGATCAAATGGATGAATTTTTTGACATGATTAATGATAATGATATCCAGCTTGTCAATGAAAAAGACAGCTCAGATACAGATGATAAGTTGAATCCTAATGATTTAAGT
Coding sequences within it:
- a CDS encoding pyruvate, water dikinase regulatory protein, which codes for MTKVKIIIASDSVGETAELVAKACISQFKNVENTSDIIRYPYIETKQNIDEIIQMAKESNSMIIYTLVRPDIRAYMAELITENQLKSVDIMGPIMNMMEESFQQQPINEPGIVHKLDEDYFKKIEAMEFAVKYDDGKDPKGLPKADIVLIGVSRTSKTPISQYLAHKRYKVMNVPIVPEVQPPEMLFEIDPKKCIALKITSEKLNAIRKERLKQLGLSDSARYATDTRIEEELEYFNKIVDRIGCPVLDVSDKAIEETANNIIQLIEHNNFFSN
- the dnaG gene encoding DNA primase gives rise to the protein MRIPQSTIDQIKDNTDILDIVSEYVKLEKRGRNYIGLCPFHDEKTPSFTVSEDKQICHCFGCKKGGNIFQFVQEIENVSFTEAVKQLGERINIKVDVGQGEPSHHIASNDLQMIQMHESLLEYYHYILIKTVEGEQALHYLYDRGFTDKMINERKIGLAPNSSHFATDFFEKKGIDLHLGFEAGILSRNEEDFTYYDRFRDRIMFPLANAQGRIVGYSGRTYKNQEPKYLNSPESPIFQKRKLLYNLDRARKHVRTQDETIILEGFMDVIKADEAGLHNVVASMGTQLSDEHIHFLRKLCNHVTLLFDGDSAGAQATLKTGQLLLNQNIDVFVVQLPKDMDPDEYIEKYGKDKFLEFVNGEKKAFVLYKLLQNQNQIENNDLAYEKFYKTFIHDASKIQSHIIKKKVLQDASRLFKVSLDSLNNEVGKISPQSSKSHVHVRPSQKQEVRLNKNAVAERAILKHFINDKDVFLNFHKNIEETDFTNEYFKRIFSVLRDFYAEHEKFEISECINYINQNEIKEALIYLIDYPLNEEPYENEMSDYINVMTEHRHSDSLEHLHEKLREAVRNKDEASKKYYLEMIVNKNRNRLKRQD